From Zingiber officinale cultivar Zhangliang chromosome 5B, Zo_v1.1, whole genome shotgun sequence, the proteins below share one genomic window:
- the LOC121984402 gene encoding squamosa promoter-binding-like protein 12 isoform X1 has protein sequence MMDWNANSSLLWDWDNHEHVGGVYKLSSSAAVAAGGGDGGSYGSDLGNGSSSKSTISASTASSKTAKSSDWEANPKNYDNNILSLENGSSPAAAQAAGLEESQIGLKLGKRTYFENVSAESSGKNPLSALDSVAASGSLAKKSKACHQSAQSTYCQVQGCSVDLNGAKDYHRKHRVCETHSKCPKVVVGGQERRFCQQCSRFHDLSEFDQKKRSCRRRLSDHNARRRKPRPNIISFSSTHTPFYGYIVFINGKHHLNFLWNLAAFDHGRTMVSTAIQDSQNFKFTQMKGPWIKPTKECNIDGHLNLPSSHILNGFSSLYHDGDKLLPCRGTAAEVLNQGSEASAGASNLDGAPGVGRALSLLSATSWVSPDPRHTSSIVNFVDAGHVSTEHHLMPMANTSSNWMHGQALCQPPQMPPFTIHRNSIQPQLQKGLCKHAVCDPDHLYSCHEV, from the exons ATGATGGATTGGAATGCCAACTCTTCCTTGCTTTGGGATTGGGATAACCACGAGCACGTGGGCGGGGTTTACAAGCTGTCATCCTCTGCCGCCGTCGCCGCTGGCGGTGGCGATGGCGGCTCTTACGGCTCAGATTTGGGGAACGGTTCTTCATCCAAGAGCACCATCTCTGCTTCTACTGCTTCCTCTAAGACCGCAAAGAGTTCCGATTGGGAAGCGAACCCTAAGAACTATGACAATAACATACTTTCGCTGGAGAATGGTTCTTCACCAGCTGCGGCGCAGGCCGCTGGGTTGGAAGAATCACAGATAGGGCTGAAACTTGGTAAAAGAACCTACTTTGAGAATGTTTCAGCAGAGAGCAGCGGAAAGAACCCATTGTCTGCATTGGATTCTGTTGCTGCATCAGGTTCCCTCGCCAAGAAATCAAAGGCGTGTCATCAGAGCGCACAGAGCACCTATTGCCAGGTTCAAGGTTGCAGTGTTGATCTTAATGGAGCCAAAGATTACCACCGGAAGCACAGGGTCTGTGAAACCCATTCTAAATGCCCCAAGGTCGTTGTCGGCGGTCAGGAGCGTCGGTTCTGTCAGCAATGCAGCAG GTTCCATGATTTGTCCGAGTTTGATCAGAAAAAAAGAAGCTGTCGTAGGCGTTTGTCTGATCACAATGCACGACGCCGCAAGCCACGCCCAAACATAATTTCTTTCAGTTCAACTCACACTCCATTTTATG GATACATTGTTTTCATAAATGGCAAACATCATTTGAACTTTCTATGGAATCTAGCTGCTTTTGATCATGGGAGAACAATGGTAAGTACTGCCATTCAGGattctcaaaacttcaagttcacACAAATGAAGGGACCATGGATAAAACCGACTAAAGAATGCAACATAGATGGGCATCTGAATTTGCCAAGCTCTCATATCTTAAATGGCTTTTCTTCCCTGTACCATGATGGTGACAAACTCTTGCCATGTCGTGGCACTGCCGCTGAAGTTCTCAATCAAG GTTCAGAGGCATCTGCAGGAGCTTCGAACTTGGATGGAGCACCGGGCGTTGGACGTGCTCTCTCTCTTCTGTCAGCCACTTCTTGGGTTTCTCCCGACCCTAGACACACTTCTTCCATCGTTAACTTTGTTGATGCTGGCCATGTCAGTACCGAGCATCACTTAATGCCTATGGCAAACACTTCGAGCAATTGGATGCATGGGCAAGCTCTATGTCAACCACCCCAAATGCCGCCTTTTACCATCCACAGAAACAGTATCCAGCCTCAGCTGCAAAAGGGCCTTTGTAAGCATGCTGTTTGTGATCCAGATCACCTTTATTCATGTCATGAAGTCTAA
- the LOC121984402 gene encoding squamosa promoter-binding-like protein 12 isoform X2, producing MMDWNANSSLLWDWDNHEHVGGVYKLSSSAAVAAGGGDGGSYGSDLGNGSSSKSTISASTASSKTAKSSDWEANPKNYDNNILSLENGSSPAAAQAAGLEESQIGLKLGKRTYFENVSAESSGKNPLSALDSVAASGSLAKKSKACHQSAQSTYCQVQGCSVDLNGAKDYHRKHRVCETHSKCPKVVVGGQERRFCQQCSRFHDLSEFDQKKRSCRRRLSDHNARRRKPRPNIISFSSTHTPFYAAFDHGRTMVSTAIQDSQNFKFTQMKGPWIKPTKECNIDGHLNLPSSHILNGFSSLYHDGDKLLPCRGTAAEVLNQGSEASAGASNLDGAPGVGRALSLLSATSWVSPDPRHTSSIVNFVDAGHVSTEHHLMPMANTSSNWMHGQALCQPPQMPPFTIHRNSIQPQLQKGLCKHAVCDPDHLYSCHEV from the exons ATGATGGATTGGAATGCCAACTCTTCCTTGCTTTGGGATTGGGATAACCACGAGCACGTGGGCGGGGTTTACAAGCTGTCATCCTCTGCCGCCGTCGCCGCTGGCGGTGGCGATGGCGGCTCTTACGGCTCAGATTTGGGGAACGGTTCTTCATCCAAGAGCACCATCTCTGCTTCTACTGCTTCCTCTAAGACCGCAAAGAGTTCCGATTGGGAAGCGAACCCTAAGAACTATGACAATAACATACTTTCGCTGGAGAATGGTTCTTCACCAGCTGCGGCGCAGGCCGCTGGGTTGGAAGAATCACAGATAGGGCTGAAACTTGGTAAAAGAACCTACTTTGAGAATGTTTCAGCAGAGAGCAGCGGAAAGAACCCATTGTCTGCATTGGATTCTGTTGCTGCATCAGGTTCCCTCGCCAAGAAATCAAAGGCGTGTCATCAGAGCGCACAGAGCACCTATTGCCAGGTTCAAGGTTGCAGTGTTGATCTTAATGGAGCCAAAGATTACCACCGGAAGCACAGGGTCTGTGAAACCCATTCTAAATGCCCCAAGGTCGTTGTCGGCGGTCAGGAGCGTCGGTTCTGTCAGCAATGCAGCAG GTTCCATGATTTGTCCGAGTTTGATCAGAAAAAAAGAAGCTGTCGTAGGCGTTTGTCTGATCACAATGCACGACGCCGCAAGCCACGCCCAAACATAATTTCTTTCAGTTCAACTCACACTCCATTTTATG CTGCTTTTGATCATGGGAGAACAATGGTAAGTACTGCCATTCAGGattctcaaaacttcaagttcacACAAATGAAGGGACCATGGATAAAACCGACTAAAGAATGCAACATAGATGGGCATCTGAATTTGCCAAGCTCTCATATCTTAAATGGCTTTTCTTCCCTGTACCATGATGGTGACAAACTCTTGCCATGTCGTGGCACTGCCGCTGAAGTTCTCAATCAAG GTTCAGAGGCATCTGCAGGAGCTTCGAACTTGGATGGAGCACCGGGCGTTGGACGTGCTCTCTCTCTTCTGTCAGCCACTTCTTGGGTTTCTCCCGACCCTAGACACACTTCTTCCATCGTTAACTTTGTTGATGCTGGCCATGTCAGTACCGAGCATCACTTAATGCCTATGGCAAACACTTCGAGCAATTGGATGCATGGGCAAGCTCTATGTCAACCACCCCAAATGCCGCCTTTTACCATCCACAGAAACAGTATCCAGCCTCAGCTGCAAAAGGGCCTTTGTAAGCATGCTGTTTGTGATCCAGATCACCTTTATTCATGTCATGAAGTCTAA